A section of the Rhizomicrobium sp. genome encodes:
- a CDS encoding redoxin domain-containing protein, with protein sequence MSLRKALYAVGVVAMIVAGAVHAQPLGIGKPAPDFTVTDVNGKTVSLKDLRGKIVVMDWVNPECDYDDGKHYLSGNIPTMQRDFHKEGIVWLSFNSAAPGKQGEYSGAKLDAWLKKVKWNGDHYTRDLDGHVGHMYHATATPDFYIIDKDGNLVYAGAIDNIPSTDVADIPHATNYVRKALAEVMAGKPVTTPVTRPYGCTVKYGDES encoded by the coding sequence ATGAGCCTGCGCAAAGCACTATACGCCGTCGGCGTCGTCGCCATGATCGTGGCCGGCGCGGTCCACGCCCAACCGCTCGGCATCGGCAAACCGGCGCCGGATTTCACCGTTACCGATGTCAACGGCAAGACCGTGTCGCTGAAGGATCTTCGCGGAAAGATCGTCGTCATGGATTGGGTGAACCCGGAATGCGACTACGACGACGGCAAGCACTACCTGTCGGGCAATATTCCAACGATGCAAAGAGACTTCCACAAGGAAGGCATCGTATGGCTTTCTTTCAATTCGGCGGCGCCGGGAAAGCAGGGCGAATACAGCGGAGCCAAGCTCGATGCCTGGCTCAAGAAGGTGAAATGGAATGGCGACCATTACACCCGCGATCTCGACGGACATGTCGGTCACATGTATCACGCCACCGCGACGCCCGACTTCTACATCATCGATAAGGACGGCAATCTCGTCTACGCGGGCGCCATCGATAACATTCCATCGACCGACGTCGCCGACATCCCGCACGCGACAAATTATGTGCGAAAGGCGCTCGCCGAAGTGATGGCAGGCAAGCCCGTCACGACGCCCGTGACGCGCCCCTATGGCTGCACCGTGAAATACGGCGACGAGAGCTGA
- a CDS encoding nuclear transport factor 2 family protein, translating into MKISTRFAVAALATLLSVAATPIAVAKSTATGVDIPDPAHVQKNMEDILALDKARFEAWKAGDFDKFAEAVGPDFIGIDGNGAPGAQRLEHDAFLAYAKAARPASTVTLEQTARVMGFEQDVAIVQGTLKDSAGGKGKGAGSGTGAIYSAVYARVLDDWQLVRFIISPLTPSDPPPAPPPGPAWSINDFSPTQAHQIEVMRDSFQELAVHDTAGMENTLDDTYVDIHGNGLKDYGKAAYIQARIPVPKQTPGLIGLEKPNVESFGNYGDVVVIDGIRRDATAGVIYGADFTPPWRNVVYYIAVVRRLGHHINDWRLTLYHATYVHTPDEAKASGAAPH; encoded by the coding sequence ATGAAAATCTCGACGCGCTTTGCCGTGGCGGCGCTGGCGACTCTTCTGTCGGTCGCAGCCACGCCTATCGCCGTTGCGAAGAGCACTGCGACCGGCGTCGATATTCCCGATCCAGCGCACGTGCAGAAGAACATGGAAGACATTCTGGCGCTGGATAAGGCGCGTTTCGAGGCCTGGAAAGCCGGCGACTTCGACAAGTTCGCGGAGGCCGTCGGCCCCGATTTCATCGGCATCGACGGCAACGGCGCGCCCGGCGCGCAGCGGCTGGAGCACGATGCGTTCCTGGCCTATGCCAAGGCGGCCCGCCCGGCCTCCACCGTGACCTTGGAGCAGACCGCGCGTGTGATGGGTTTCGAGCAGGACGTCGCCATCGTCCAAGGCACCCTGAAAGATAGCGCCGGCGGCAAGGGCAAAGGCGCCGGCAGCGGTACCGGTGCGATCTATTCCGCCGTCTATGCGCGGGTGCTCGATGACTGGCAGCTCGTTCGCTTCATCATCTCGCCGCTGACGCCGTCCGATCCGCCGCCGGCGCCGCCGCCGGGTCCGGCATGGTCGATCAACGACTTCTCACCCACCCAGGCGCATCAGATCGAGGTGATGCGCGACTCGTTTCAGGAACTCGCCGTCCACGACACGGCCGGCATGGAGAACACGCTCGACGACACCTATGTCGACATTCACGGCAACGGGCTGAAGGATTACGGCAAGGCGGCCTACATCCAGGCTCGGATTCCGGTGCCGAAGCAGACGCCGGGGCTTATCGGCCTGGAAAAGCCGAACGTCGAATCCTTCGGCAATTACGGCGACGTCGTGGTGATCGACGGCATTCGGCGTGACGCAACGGCGGGCGTGATCTATGGCGCCGATTTCACGCCGCCCTGGCGCAATGTCGTCTACTACATCGCGGTCGTCCGGCGGCTGGGCCACCACATCAACGACTGGCGTTTGACGCTCTACCACGCCACCTACGTCCATACGCCGGACGAAGCCAAGGCTTCCGGCGCGGCACCGCACTGA
- a CDS encoding thioredoxin family protein — MQYWKPVISRLFGRICLGIAAAGFALAAQAAPLTIGHVKIELVTESSSVQPGTAFTVGTHFLVDPHWHIYWINPGDAGAPTTIGWTLPQGFQAGPIQWPHPVRLPVPGALNFGYEDEVTFLNTLTPPADLKAGTNVPIKEHVTWLVCNLSNCIPGKIDLTANPTVTTTAPTPDPQVAAIFKAARSDLPQAIADWKFSAEATSDGGYRLIAEPTRTGVTLPSGDKPFYFNIADSTVENSAPQPIKMEGDKVVATLTRATFASDLAKRLTGVWVSPLGWGAGGPTAAEIDVPVGPVVAAGGAAATQRAVAGADATSSASLLGLLGAVALGLLGGLILNLMPCVFPVLGLKVMGFVEQAGADHKKVVMHGLVFTAGVLISFWALAGLLAVLRAGGEQLGWGFQLQSPAFVFALAAVMLVFAINLSGVFEIGISATATGSDLQSKSGLIGTFFTGFLATVVATPCSAPFLAPALSATLTLPGIQSFIVFTAIGLGLSLPYLLLSLFPSAVRILPRPGRWMETFKQIMAFPLYATVAWLLWVLAGQLSPDGLLNATWALVALAMGLWAYGRWAGPGAKRSSVRLAVASLVIMVGLGFWLGWPRGDNLASSTTQVAWEAWSPETVQRMRAENRTIYVDFTARWCATCQANKKIVFSSQDVLKTFADKRVAMLEADWTNQDPRITNELAKYHRNAIPFVIVYKPGQEEPTILPQLLTPDIVLNAVN; from the coding sequence ATGCAGTATTGGAAGCCGGTGATCAGTCGCCTGTTCGGTCGGATCTGTTTGGGCATCGCCGCCGCCGGCTTCGCCCTCGCGGCCCAGGCCGCTCCGCTCACGATAGGGCACGTCAAGATCGAGCTCGTCACGGAGAGCTCTTCCGTCCAGCCCGGCACGGCTTTCACTGTCGGTACGCATTTCCTGGTCGATCCGCATTGGCATATCTATTGGATCAATCCCGGAGACGCCGGTGCGCCCACGACGATCGGCTGGACCTTGCCCCAGGGCTTCCAGGCAGGCCCGATCCAGTGGCCGCATCCCGTGCGCCTGCCGGTGCCGGGCGCGCTGAACTTCGGCTACGAAGACGAGGTGACGTTCCTGAACACCTTGACGCCGCCGGCGGATTTGAAGGCGGGAACGAACGTTCCGATCAAGGAGCACGTCACCTGGCTCGTCTGCAACCTGTCGAACTGCATTCCCGGCAAGATCGATCTTACGGCCAACCCGACCGTTACCACCACTGCGCCGACTCCGGATCCGCAGGTGGCCGCGATCTTCAAGGCCGCGCGCAGCGACCTGCCGCAGGCAATCGCCGACTGGAAATTCAGCGCTGAAGCGACCAGCGACGGCGGCTACCGCCTGATCGCGGAACCGACACGCACGGGCGTGACGCTGCCGTCCGGCGATAAGCCGTTCTACTTCAACATCGCCGACAGCACGGTTGAGAACTCGGCGCCTCAGCCGATCAAGATGGAAGGCGACAAGGTCGTCGCCACGCTGACCAGGGCGACATTCGCGTCCGACTTGGCGAAGCGCCTCACCGGCGTGTGGGTTTCCCCCTTGGGTTGGGGTGCCGGCGGTCCGACCGCGGCGGAGATCGACGTCCCGGTGGGTCCCGTCGTGGCGGCCGGGGGGGCCGCGGCGACGCAAAGGGCGGTTGCCGGAGCCGATGCCACGTCGTCGGCCTCCCTTCTCGGATTGTTGGGCGCAGTGGCCTTGGGGCTGCTGGGGGGCCTCATCCTCAACCTGATGCCCTGCGTGTTCCCGGTGCTGGGCCTGAAGGTCATGGGCTTCGTTGAGCAGGCGGGCGCGGACCACAAAAAAGTCGTGATGCATGGCCTCGTGTTCACGGCCGGCGTGCTCATCTCCTTTTGGGCATTGGCGGGACTTCTTGCGGTCCTGCGCGCCGGTGGCGAGCAGCTCGGCTGGGGGTTCCAATTGCAGTCGCCCGCCTTCGTGTTCGCGCTGGCGGCCGTGATGCTGGTCTTCGCCATAAATCTGAGCGGCGTCTTTGAAATCGGAATATCGGCGACCGCCACCGGGTCCGATCTTCAGAGCAAGTCCGGCCTTATCGGCACGTTCTTCACCGGTTTTCTGGCCACCGTCGTCGCCACGCCGTGCAGCGCGCCGTTCCTCGCCCCTGCGTTAAGCGCGACCCTGACGCTGCCCGGCATCCAGTCCTTCATCGTCTTCACGGCCATCGGCCTCGGCCTGTCGTTGCCTTATCTGCTGTTATCCCTGTTCCCTTCGGCCGTGCGGATCCTTCCGCGTCCGGGCCGCTGGATGGAGACCTTCAAGCAGATCATGGCGTTTCCGCTCTACGCGACGGTTGCGTGGCTGCTATGGGTTCTCGCCGGCCAATTGTCGCCCGACGGGCTTTTGAACGCGACCTGGGCTCTTGTCGCATTGGCCATGGGTCTGTGGGCGTATGGCCGGTGGGCGGGACCGGGCGCCAAGCGGTCGAGTGTTCGGCTGGCGGTCGCCTCCCTGGTGATCATGGTTGGCCTCGGTTTCTGGCTGGGATGGCCGCGCGGCGACAACCTGGCGTCGAGCACCACGCAGGTGGCGTGGGAGGCATGGTCGCCCGAGACGGTGCAAAGGATGCGCGCCGAAAATCGCACCATCTATGTCGACTTCACGGCACGCTGGTGCGCAACCTGTCAGGCCAACAAGAAAATCGTCTTCAGCTCGCAGGACGTCCTGAAGACCTTCGCGGACAAGCGCGTCGCGATGCTGGAGGCGGATTGGACCAATCAGGATCCCAGGATCACCAACGAATTGGCCAAATACCATCGCAACGCGATTCCCTTCGTCATTGTCTATAAGCCTGGGCAGGAAGAGCCGACCATCCTGCCGCAGCTCCTGACGCCCGATATCGTCCTGAACGCCGTTAACTGA
- a CDS encoding sigma-70 family RNA polymerase sigma factor, with protein sequence MSQDQDELVEWLGRCVLPCEAYVRGWLRRASVQPVEIDDIIQEAYSRISEVRLFRRIANPRAYFLEVARNILYEQLRRARIVRIDTVAELESLNIVDDRPSQEQAAITREDIARLKRLIDQLPDRCRKMFVMRKIQGLSQKQIAEALGVTENTVETQVGRGFRLILNAWAGDTQENSERRNVDHERTRLRRKSD encoded by the coding sequence GTGTCTCAGGACCAAGACGAACTCGTGGAATGGCTCGGACGGTGCGTGCTGCCGTGTGAAGCCTATGTGCGCGGTTGGCTAAGACGGGCATCCGTTCAACCGGTCGAGATCGATGACATAATCCAGGAGGCTTACAGCCGCATCTCCGAAGTCCGGTTGTTTCGCCGCATCGCCAATCCGCGGGCGTACTTTTTGGAGGTGGCGCGGAACATTCTCTACGAGCAGCTGAGGCGGGCGCGAATAGTGCGCATCGATACGGTTGCCGAACTGGAATCCTTGAACATCGTGGACGACAGGCCGTCTCAGGAGCAGGCGGCGATCACCAGGGAGGATATCGCGCGGCTTAAGCGTCTCATCGATCAACTACCCGATCGATGCCGGAAGATGTTCGTGATGCGGAAAATTCAGGGACTGTCACAAAAACAAATCGCCGAAGCGTTAGGCGTTACCGAGAACACGGTTGAAACCCAGGTAGGACGAGGCTTCAGACTCATTTTGAATGCGTGGGCGGGAGACACGCAGGAAAATTCGGAACGTCGCAATGTGGACCATGAGCGAACAAGACTCCGTCGCAAATCCGATTGA